A portion of the uncultured Draconibacterium sp. genome contains these proteins:
- a CDS encoding DNA cytosine methyltransferase — protein MTRKPKIATVDLFCGVGGLTHGLKKAGIKVRAGIDLDTSCKYAYEANNNAKFIGEDISKINGEDLTKFWKEDEVKVLVGCAPCQPFSAHSNKVKNKEVGDKWNLLNEFLRIAEETKPIVISMENVPNLSNKDIFKNFVNKLHELGYNVSYKNVYCPDYGIPQKRRRLVLLASRLGEISLIPPTHKPENYVTVKEAISHLEKIESGEKSQNDKLHFTTRLTDINLRRMKASVPNGSWEDWSENLRLNCHKKQTGKTYKAVYGRMSWDEPSPTITTQFYNYGTGRFGHPEQDRALTVREASILQSFPEDYKFYEKETDIYITKIGTHIGNAVPVKLGYIIGKSIIKHLKTNNNEQLHIQHLT, from the coding sequence ATGACAAGAAAACCTAAAATAGCAACAGTGGATTTATTCTGTGGCGTGGGAGGTCTAACTCACGGACTAAAAAAAGCAGGAATAAAAGTTAGAGCAGGGATTGATTTGGATACGAGTTGCAAATATGCCTACGAAGCGAATAACAATGCAAAATTTATTGGTGAGGACATATCTAAAATAAACGGAGAAGATTTGACAAAGTTCTGGAAAGAAGATGAGGTAAAAGTTTTAGTGGGGTGTGCTCCTTGTCAACCCTTTTCAGCTCATTCAAATAAAGTTAAAAATAAAGAGGTTGGAGATAAATGGAATTTATTAAATGAATTTTTAAGAATTGCAGAGGAAACAAAACCGATTGTAATTTCAATGGAAAATGTACCTAATTTATCAAACAAAGATATTTTTAAAAATTTCGTTAATAAACTCCATGAACTTGGGTATAATGTTTCATATAAAAACGTTTACTGCCCTGATTACGGAATACCTCAAAAAAGACGACGACTTGTTTTATTAGCATCAAGACTAGGTGAAATTTCTTTAATTCCACCAACTCATAAGCCAGAAAACTATGTAACTGTGAAAGAAGCAATTTCTCATCTAGAGAAAATTGAAAGTGGAGAAAAATCCCAAAATGACAAATTGCATTTTACAACAAGGTTAACGGACATCAATTTAAGACGAATGAAAGCTTCAGTTCCTAACGGAAGTTGGGAAGATTGGAGTGAGAATTTAAGACTTAATTGTCATAAAAAACAAACAGGAAAAACATATAAGGCTGTTTATGGGAGAATGTCTTGGGACGAACCTTCTCCAACAATCACAACCCAGTTTTATAACTATGGGACTGGCAGATTTGGTCATCCAGAACAAGATAGAGCATTAACTGTTCGTGAGGCTTCTATCCTTCAAAGTTTCCCTGAAGATTACAAATTCTATGAGAAAGAAACCGATATTTATATAACCAAAATTGGTACTCACATTGGAAATGCTGTTCCAGTTAAGCTTGGTTATATAATTGGAAAAAGCATAATAAAACACCTCAAAACTAATAACAATGAGCAACTTCACATTCAACATCTCACTTAG